A genomic window from bacterium includes:
- the selA gene encoding L-seryl-tRNA(Sec) selenium transferase — MNHASFRRLPSIERLLQSLEAAGDLGRHPRRLVVACAREAVDRARRRLADVPGAGAATVETLVVETRALLAERAAPSLARAINATGVVLHTNLGRAPLSDAARRAVADAAGYTVLEIDAATGVRGSRQAHVAGLLRELTGAEEGLAVNNNAAAVLLALTALARGRDVIVSRGELVEIGGSFRMPDIMAAGGCRLVEVGTTNKTYLQDYEAALTPDTALLVKVHRSNFAMRGFVHDVGAAELVALGRRAGVPVLFDMGSGALVDLGARGLPPEPTMTAAVTAGVDVVTASGDKLLGGPQAGLIVGHREPLARIRAHPLARAMRIDKLDLAALEATLRLYRDPERAWDEVPVLRLLAREPASLETAARGLATRVAEALGNAAEVDVVKTVSEAGGGALPGVELVSWAVALRPLAGGPEVWDRRLRRHRPPVFARIADERLLLDVRTLEAADVDPLLVALRAAAQSPAPPSA, encoded by the coding sequence ATGAATCACGCCTCGTTTCGCCGGCTGCCGTCGATTGAACGGCTGCTGCAGAGCCTGGAAGCGGCCGGAGACCTCGGGCGGCATCCGCGCCGGCTCGTTGTCGCCTGCGCACGGGAAGCCGTGGACCGCGCACGCCGCCGCCTCGCCGACGTTCCCGGCGCCGGCGCGGCCACCGTGGAGACGCTGGTCGTCGAGACGCGCGCTCTGCTCGCGGAACGCGCGGCGCCGTCGCTCGCCCGGGCGATCAACGCCACCGGCGTGGTGCTGCACACGAATCTCGGGCGCGCTCCGCTCTCGGACGCGGCGCGACGCGCGGTCGCCGACGCCGCCGGCTACACGGTGCTCGAGATCGACGCGGCCACGGGCGTGCGCGGCTCCCGGCAGGCGCACGTCGCGGGTCTTCTACGCGAACTGACCGGCGCCGAGGAAGGGCTCGCCGTCAACAACAACGCGGCCGCGGTGCTGCTTGCGCTCACCGCGCTCGCCCGCGGCCGCGACGTCATCGTCTCGCGCGGCGAGCTGGTCGAGATCGGCGGCAGCTTCAGGATGCCCGATATCATGGCCGCCGGGGGCTGCCGGCTCGTCGAGGTCGGGACGACCAACAAGACCTACCTGCAGGACTACGAGGCAGCGCTCACGCCGGACACGGCGCTGCTCGTGAAGGTTCACCGGAGCAACTTTGCGATGCGGGGATTCGTGCACGACGTCGGCGCGGCTGAGCTCGTGGCCCTCGGCCGGCGCGCCGGCGTGCCGGTGTTGTTCGATATGGGGAGCGGCGCGCTCGTCGATCTCGGCGCGCGCGGGCTGCCGCCGGAGCCGACCATGACCGCGGCGGTCACGGCGGGCGTCGACGTCGTGACCGCGAGCGGCGACAAGCTGTTGGGCGGTCCGCAGGCCGGACTGATCGTCGGGCACCGCGAACCGCTGGCCCGCATCCGCGCCCACCCGCTGGCCCGGGCCATGCGCATCGACAAGCTGGATCTCGCGGCCCTCGAGGCCACGCTGCGCTTGTATCGCGATCCCGAGCGGGCGTGGGACGAGGTGCCGGTGCTCCGCCTGCTGGCCCGCGAGCCTGCCTCGCTCGAAACCGCCGCCCGCGGCCTCGCCACGCGCGTTGCGGAGGCGCTTGGGAACGCGGCCGAGGTCGACGTCGTGAAGACCGTGTCCGAAGCCGGCGGCGGGGCGCTGCCCGGCGTCGAGCTCGTCTCCTGGGCGGTCGCGCTGCGCCCGTTGGCCGGCGGCCCCGAGGTGTGGGACCGCCGCCTGCGCCGTCATCGTCCGCCGGTGTTTGCGCGGATCGCCGACGAGCGCCTGCTGCTCGACGTCCGAACGCTCGAGGCCGCCGACGTCGATCCCTTGCTTGTGGCGCTGCGGGCCGCCGCGCAGTCTCCCGCGCCGCCGTCGGCCTGA
- a CDS encoding zinc-ribbon domain-containing protein yields the protein MMRCPRCGVENPEGKIVCRACGARLRPAAAAAGAGAPRETDADLRRRVSYDLMRILWVAGVVIAVGLGLGFLVK from the coding sequence ATGATGCGCTGTCCCCGATGCGGGGTGGAAAATCCGGAAGGCAAGATTGTCTGCCGGGCGTGCGGCGCCCGGCTGCGTCCCGCCGCGGCGGCGGCCGGCGCGGGCGCGCCGCGTGAGACCGACGCCGACCTGCGCCGCCGGGTCTCCTACGATCTCATGCGGATTCTCTGGGTCGCCGGCGTGGTCATCGCCGTCGGCCTGGGACTCGGCTTCCTGGTCAAGTAG
- the selB gene encoding selenocysteine-specific translation elongation factor: protein MTGGPTGARTTRTPPDGTRRPASAALAARALSAASGPAPDGGVIGTAGHIDHGKSALVTALTGIDPDRLEEEKRRGMTIDLGFAHLDLPGGRRVGVVDVPGHERLVKNMLAGAAGLDLVLLVIAADEGVMPQTREHLDILRFLHVRRGLVVLNKMDLATEPDWLALVEDDVRALCAGTFLEGAPVLRVSARTGAGLPELVTAIGRALEEAPRRDLAAPARLPVDRSFTMEGFGTVVTGTLWSGRIRAGDALELLPGRRVVRVRGVQSHGAAVAEAAAGQRVALNLAGVGKDEVGRGDVLATPGTIAPAHVIDARLRLLGDAPPLRDRGRVRMYIAADEVIGRVRLPDRAHLAPGESAVAQIVLERPAVALRGDPFVLRRYSPMTTIGGGEVIAAPAALRRRGAAAAAEIEALETSGLDVRILGAIRAAGAAGTSLDALAPLLGEGRERVAAEADALTSGGRVLAMRGRLFAAAVAAGVRDAILRTLAAGHEEAPWRVGVPREELKARAFAGGDDRLYGHVFDALAESGEVELAGGHARVRGFVPRRSAADEAAARAIEDAYREGRYAPPDRADALARTTDRVAAERMLVALLDEGVLVDAGAGVVFHRDALADVEARVRAHLERHGEITVASLRDLLGNSRKFTLVLLEYFDARHVTRRVGDKRVPARVTRGAGT from the coding sequence ATGACCGGGGGCCCGACGGGCGCGCGCACGACCCGGACACCGCCGGACGGGACGCGCCGCCCGGCCTCCGCGGCGCTCGCCGCCCGGGCCCTCTCCGCCGCCTCGGGTCCCGCGCCGGACGGCGGTGTGATCGGGACGGCAGGGCATATCGACCACGGCAAGAGCGCCCTGGTCACGGCCCTCACCGGCATCGATCCCGACCGTCTCGAAGAGGAGAAGCGCCGCGGGATGACGATCGATCTCGGCTTCGCCCATCTCGACCTGCCGGGCGGACGCCGCGTCGGCGTGGTGGACGTCCCCGGCCACGAGCGGCTCGTCAAGAACATGCTCGCCGGCGCGGCCGGCCTCGATCTCGTGCTCCTCGTGATTGCCGCGGACGAAGGCGTGATGCCGCAGACCCGCGAGCATCTCGACATCCTGCGGTTTCTCCATGTCCGCCGCGGCCTCGTGGTCCTCAACAAGATGGACCTGGCGACCGAGCCGGACTGGCTGGCGCTCGTGGAAGACGACGTCCGCGCGCTGTGCGCCGGGACGTTTCTCGAGGGCGCGCCGGTGCTTCGGGTCTCCGCGCGGACCGGCGCGGGACTCCCCGAACTCGTCACCGCGATCGGCCGCGCGCTGGAGGAGGCGCCGCGGCGCGATCTCGCCGCGCCGGCGCGGCTGCCGGTGGATCGCAGCTTCACGATGGAGGGGTTTGGAACGGTCGTCACCGGGACGTTGTGGAGCGGGCGCATCCGCGCCGGCGACGCGCTCGAACTGCTGCCCGGGCGGCGCGTGGTGCGCGTCCGCGGCGTGCAGAGCCACGGCGCCGCCGTCGCCGAGGCCGCCGCGGGGCAGCGGGTTGCCCTCAACCTCGCCGGCGTCGGCAAGGACGAGGTGGGACGAGGGGACGTGCTCGCCACGCCCGGCACGATCGCGCCGGCGCATGTGATCGACGCCCGCCTCCGGCTGCTGGGGGACGCGCCGCCGCTGCGGGATCGCGGCCGGGTGCGGATGTATATCGCCGCCGATGAGGTCATCGGGCGCGTCCGGCTGCCCGACCGCGCGCACCTCGCGCCGGGCGAGTCCGCGGTCGCGCAGATTGTGCTCGAGCGGCCGGCGGTCGCACTACGCGGCGATCCGTTCGTGCTCCGGCGGTACTCGCCGATGACGACCATCGGCGGAGGGGAAGTGATCGCCGCGCCGGCCGCGCTGCGCCGCCGGGGCGCGGCGGCCGCCGCCGAGATCGAAGCGCTCGAAACCTCCGGCCTCGACGTGCGGATCCTCGGGGCGATCCGGGCCGCGGGGGCGGCCGGCACGTCGCTCGACGCGCTCGCGCCGCTGCTGGGCGAGGGCCGGGAGCGCGTCGCGGCCGAGGCCGACGCGCTCACGTCCGGCGGCCGGGTGCTCGCGATGCGCGGCCGGCTGTTCGCGGCGGCCGTCGCCGCCGGCGTGCGGGACGCGATTCTGCGGACGCTGGCCGCCGGCCACGAGGAGGCCCCGTGGCGCGTCGGCGTGCCGCGGGAGGAGCTGAAGGCCCGCGCGTTCGCGGGAGGCGACGACCGCCTGTACGGCCACGTCTTCGACGCGCTGGCCGAGTCGGGTGAGGTCGAGCTCGCGGGCGGTCACGCCCGCGTGCGGGGCTTCGTCCCACGCCGGAGCGCGGCCGACGAGGCGGCGGCGCGCGCGATCGAGGACGCCTACCGAGAGGGCCGCTACGCGCCGCCGGACCGGGCCGACGCGCTGGCGCGGACGACGGACCGGGTCGCCGCGGAGCGGATGTTGGTGGCGCTGCTGGACGAAGGCGTGCTGGTGGACGCGGGCGCGGGCGTCGTGTTCCACCGCGATGCGCTCGCCGACGTAGAAGCGCGCGTGCGTGCCCATCTCGAGCGCCACGGGGAGATCACCGTCGCGTCGCTGCGCGACCTGCTCGGCAACAGCCGGAAGTTTACGCTCGTCCTTCTCGAGTACTTCGACGCGCGCCACGTGACACGGCGCGTCGGCGACAAGCGTGTGCCGGCGCGGGTGACCCGGGGGGCCGGGACGTAA